The Anaerolineae bacterium nucleotide sequence TCACCACTTCAGTGGTCATCACATCGGCGACGGTTAACCAGTGCTCCTGAGCGTCAGGTGCGTAGGGATTCCCAGCCGAGCTGATGCTGAGCCCCTCTCGCACATCGCTACGGCTGACAATGCCTACTAGCCGACCTTCTGCGTTCACTACAGGTAGCCGGCGTATCCGCTCCTCTTCCATCAATACCTCGGCCTCCTTTAAGGTAGCTTCCGGATCAATCACGATAGGCGGATGGCTCATGACATCTCTTACCACTGTCTTCCACATGATCTCTTAACTCCTAAATGATGCATCAGCACATTGCTTCGTAACCCACTGCGAGAATCTCTAGGACGTTGTTTCGCACATGAGCAGCCGAACCCTTACCACATCGTTCCGCTGTAGAGCAGCCGGCCGGTGGTATTGCCGACCCAGTCAATTGCCCCGTCGGCATGCCAACCGGAATTTACCCCAACAGTTCGGATAAACACAGGCACTAGCACTGCCTCAGTTCTGCTCTCACATATTTAGGGCTGCCGGATGGATCTGCAAGGTGACTTTCGGAACGATGTGCTGAGGGGCAACAGCTAGACAGAATGACGTATTTAAGATGAAAGAAACGTCCAGATAGGGCGCCTATTCGTCCTGCAGCAAGGGGGGCCTGTCGGTAGAGATGCCATCCGGACTGTCTCAGCGGGCTTCGGTTTGCCCGCAGCTTACTCTCTCTACGCCGCCGGGGACGGCGGAGCGCCGGTGATACGCTCTTCCCCTTCCGCCAATCCTATGATGAAGTCGTTAAGTTTCTCAGCCGCTTGCCGGAAGAGGACCGTGAAAATCTTAAGAAACTGGAGAAGTGCAAAGGCCAGCCCTAGTAAGATCGAGCCAGGAAATCTAACCCACGCTCGCTCGGAGGTTTCCGTCCGATGCAGCCCGGCCTCGCTGCGCTCTCCTAGGTCTGTCACAAAACGATCTAAAGTCACAAAGATGAGGCGAAGAAGCTCTGTTACGATCCGGAAGGTTGTTAGGATGACCAGAGTAAGACGGGTCGTCAGGTCGCCAACGCGCTCAGCCCACGTCATAAGTCACCTCCCCTGGCCGGAAGGGACATCTCTACCGACGCATCCCAGAGGACTTGCGCACAAGGCACTACAA carries:
- a CDS encoding CBS domain-containing protein; its protein translation is MWKTVVRDVMSHPPIVIDPEATLKEAEVLMEEERIRRLPVVNAEGRLVGIVSRSDVREGLSISSAGNPYAPDAQEHWLTVADVMTTEVVTVTPETPLWQAAELMLKHKIGGLPVVEGGEVVGMITESDIFKLVVQQWQSEMKTAH